Proteins encoded in a region of the Ornithodoros turicata isolate Travis chromosome 3, ASM3712646v1, whole genome shotgun sequence genome:
- the LOC135389270 gene encoding THAP domain-containing protein 1-like gives MRECFAPGCKNNSACNSDVSFHKFPQDERGSLWIAAIGYSSDWVPPSRATICSDHFAPECYGSNAELEAQFGVSRRRYLNRDAVPTISAAANCGGRKRQRMETQAEGGSEAGMPPLQKESDVQTTTGTLAPMENLPSTSEIRPPVLHSGEYCHHCGQLLPPSLCTLPYKPVTPA, from the exons ATGCGTGAGTGTTTCGCTCCCGGCTGCAAGAACAATTCGGCATGCAATTCCGATGTCTCGTTCCACAAGTTTCCGCAAGACGAAAGGGGAAGCTTGTGGATTGCAGCGATCGGTTATAGCTCCGATTGGGTGCCACCATCGAGAGCAACGATTTGCTCCGATCATTTCGCCCCTGAATGCTACGGAAGCAACGCGGAACTAGAAGCGCAATTTGGAGTCTCCAGACGAAGGTATCTCAACCGGGATGCTGTGCCGACGATATCTGCAGCTGCAAATTGCGGAGGCAGGAAAAGACAGCGCATGGAG ACACAAGCTGAAGGTGGGAGTGAAGCTGGAATGCCTCCTTTGCAGAAAGAAAGTGACGTTCAGACCACAACAG GCACCCTGGCACCGATGGAAAATTTGCCATCCACATCTGAAATTCGTCCTCCTGTACTTCACTCTGGAGAGTACTGCCACCACTGTGGTCAGCTGCTCCCTCCAAGTTTGTGTACTTTGCCTTACAAGCCAGTGACACCCGCTTAA
- the LOC135388390 gene encoding uncharacterized protein LOC135388390 — protein MHLQMKVKTLITDRHTEIKAFMMTSHPDVQHRFDVWHVTKGIRKKIIAASHSKQHQVLQKWSPTIINHLYWCARTSDDDGELVLAKWQTILRHVIDIHEHPGSLHERCAHGDIGERLWLHEGTETFKRLEKVIASPYLLKDVPKLSPHKQTFGLEAFHSVIIHFAPKASKFSIDGMCTRTKLAALHFNHNADREIADYILKFSKARKTWAVAGVRTKPTLEYVTKLIDCVLDLCEQWPSYASAAAASAPTSYETLCSRAGPRPPLQEALDAHKERFSH, from the exons ATGCACTTGCAGATGAAGGTGAAGACCTTGATCACCGACAGGCACACGGAAATCAAGGCcttcatgatgacgtcacatccAGACGTGCAGCACCGTTTCGATGTGTGGCATGTAACAAAAG GTATCCGAAAAAAGATCATTGCTGCATCTCACTCAAAGCAGCACCAGGTTCTTCAAAAGTGGTCACCAACCATAATCAATCACCTGTACTGGTGTGCACGAACGAGTGATGACGATGGCGAGCTAGTTCTGGCAAAGTGGCAGACTATCCTCCGCCATGTCATTGACATTCATGAACACCCAGGCAGCCTACATGAAAGGTGCGCACACGGGGACATTGGTGAAAGGCTTTGGCTGCACGAAG GAACAGAGACTTTCAAAAGGTTGGAGAAAGTTATTGCATCTCCCTACCTTCTCAAAGACGTCCCAAAGCTTTCACCACATAAGCAAACATTTGGACTGGAGGCCTTCCACTCGGTCATCATCCACTTTGCGCCAAAGGCATCAAAGTTCTCGATTGATGGCATGTGTACTCG GACAAAGTTGGCAGCTCTCCACTTCAATCACAACGCGGACAGGGAGATTGCTGACTACATACTAAAGTTTTCCAAAGCGCGGAAAACTTGGGCAGTTGCTGGGGTCAGAACCAAGCCCACTCTTG AGTATGTCACAAAGCTCATCGACTGCGTGCTGGACCTCTGCGAACAATGGCCAAGCTATgcctctgctgctgctgcttcagCTCCTACGAGCTACGAAACTCTGTGCAGCAGGGCAGGTCCGAGGCCTCCGCTTCAAGAAGCCTTGGACGCCCACAAGGAAAGGTTCTCCCACTGA